The Cloeon dipterum chromosome 3, ieCloDipt1.1, whole genome shotgun sequence genome includes a region encoding these proteins:
- the LOC135938648 gene encoding arrestin domain-containing protein 17-like isoform X1 codes for MGLEEFIIIFENAHGVFYSGQNVSGKLVVRCNATKNIRGIYIKIKGEASVHWSETHNKQTRHYRSNETYFAIKSVALETGNEQTLTPGEHIFPFSYDLPDDLPSSFEGDFGHIRYTVRGVIDRPWKFDHETIAAFTVISPLDLNQVARATEPIRQRGSKTFCCLCCTSGNLDVVISLPTRVAVPGDTLWPALEVENNSRVSINSISLKLRKRVVFKAGGKERIQMKTIAKKFLEPVASGECRTFERGALKVPSIPPSNLKHCLIIDLDYFLEAKFKTPCFTRNFVASVPIVVGTIPLQQNFTQYAQSAHNPSITGWNAIPSAPSFEEPPTYPDLPPPTYEESVFGTGNVAEAGDNQYIGGHKNFAPMYPVYNAF; via the exons ATGGGGCTGGAGGAGTTCATTATCATCTTTGAAAATGCACATGGGGTTTTCTACTCAGGCCAAAATGTGAGTGGCAAACTGGTCGTTCGCTGCAATGCGACCAAAAATATAAGAG GAATCTACATCAAAATCAAAGGTGAGGCATCGGTGCACTGGTCAGAGACTCACAATAAACAAACTAGACACTATAGAAGCAATGAAACATATTTTGCGATCAAGTCCGTTGCTCTTGAAACAG GAAATGAACAGACTCTTACCCCTGGAGAACACATCTTTCCCTTCAGCTATGATCTGCCCGATGATTTGCCTTCGTCCTTTGAGGGCGACTTTGGTCACATCCGCTACACCGTGAGAGGCGTGATTGACAGACCGTGGAAGTTCGACCACGAAACAATTGCAGCTTTTACCGTGATCAGCCCCCTCGATTTGAATCAAGTGGCAAGAGCAACT gaACCGATCAGGCAACGAGGGTCAAAGACATTTTGCTGCCTGTGCTGCACCTCAGGAAATCTTGATGTTGTTATTTCGCTTCCCACTCGCGTTGCTGTTCCAGGAGACACACTCTGGCCCGCATTGGAGGTCGAAAACAACTCCAGAGTTTCCatcaattcaatttcactGAAGCTCAGAAAG CGCGTGGTTTTCAAAGCCGGCGGTAAAGAGAGAATTCAAATGAAGACCATCGccaaaaaatttcttgaacCTGTCGCATCAGGAGAGTGTCGAACCTTTGAGCGAGGAGCTTTAAAAGTTCCCTCTATTCCACCGTCCAACCTAAAGCATTGTCTGATCATTGATTTGGATTATTTCTTGGAA GCAAAGTTCAAGACACCTTGTTTCACCCGCAACTTTGTTGCGAGCGTTCCAATTGTGGTTGGCACAATTCCTCTTCAGCAAAATTTCACCCAGTACGCACAAAGCGCGCACAATCCATCTATTACTGGCTGGAATGCAATTCCGTCTGCTCCATCCTTTGAGGAACCCCCAACTTATCCAGACCTGC CGCCACCAACTTACGAAGAATCGGTTTTTGGAACTGGCAATGTTGCCGAGGCAGGAGACAACCAGTATATTGGTGGACACAAAAACTTCGCGCCCATGTATCCTGTTTACAATGCTTTTTAA
- the LOC135938648 gene encoding arrestin domain-containing protein 17-like isoform X2 gives MKHILRSSPLLLKQWFELGNEQTLTPGEHIFPFSYDLPDDLPSSFEGDFGHIRYTVRGVIDRPWKFDHETIAAFTVISPLDLNQVARATEPIRQRGSKTFCCLCCTSGNLDVVISLPTRVAVPGDTLWPALEVENNSRVSINSISLKLRKRVVFKAGGKERIQMKTIAKKFLEPVASGECRTFERGALKVPSIPPSNLKHCLIIDLDYFLEAKFKTPCFTRNFVASVPIVVGTIPLQQNFTQYAQSAHNPSITGWNAIPSAPSFEEPPTYPDLPPPTYEESVFGTGNVAEAGDNQYIGGHKNFAPMYPVYNAF, from the exons ATGAAACATATTTTGCGATCAAGTCCGTTGCTCTTGAAACAG TGGTTTGAATTAGGAAATGAACAGACTCTTACCCCTGGAGAACACATCTTTCCCTTCAGCTATGATCTGCCCGATGATTTGCCTTCGTCCTTTGAGGGCGACTTTGGTCACATCCGCTACACCGTGAGAGGCGTGATTGACAGACCGTGGAAGTTCGACCACGAAACAATTGCAGCTTTTACCGTGATCAGCCCCCTCGATTTGAATCAAGTGGCAAGAGCAACT gaACCGATCAGGCAACGAGGGTCAAAGACATTTTGCTGCCTGTGCTGCACCTCAGGAAATCTTGATGTTGTTATTTCGCTTCCCACTCGCGTTGCTGTTCCAGGAGACACACTCTGGCCCGCATTGGAGGTCGAAAACAACTCCAGAGTTTCCatcaattcaatttcactGAAGCTCAGAAAG CGCGTGGTTTTCAAAGCCGGCGGTAAAGAGAGAATTCAAATGAAGACCATCGccaaaaaatttcttgaacCTGTCGCATCAGGAGAGTGTCGAACCTTTGAGCGAGGAGCTTTAAAAGTTCCCTCTATTCCACCGTCCAACCTAAAGCATTGTCTGATCATTGATTTGGATTATTTCTTGGAA GCAAAGTTCAAGACACCTTGTTTCACCCGCAACTTTGTTGCGAGCGTTCCAATTGTGGTTGGCACAATTCCTCTTCAGCAAAATTTCACCCAGTACGCACAAAGCGCGCACAATCCATCTATTACTGGCTGGAATGCAATTCCGTCTGCTCCATCCTTTGAGGAACCCCCAACTTATCCAGACCTGC CGCCACCAACTTACGAAGAATCGGTTTTTGGAACTGGCAATGTTGCCGAGGCAGGAGACAACCAGTATATTGGTGGACACAAAAACTTCGCGCCCATGTATCCTGTTTACAATGCTTTTTAA
- the LOC135938645 gene encoding ribosome biogenesis protein WDR12 homolog isoform X1: MAESSGAQLQIKLVTKQSIYAVPDIPYSVPSEIVCAELNTLVNELLKETVSGGSVEFDFLVHGELLRTPLVDHLSERQVSTEEVVLIEYVERFPAPEPTDCLEHDDWVSAAQSCGKWILSGSYDSTLHLWNRKGEHLLTIPGHTGAVKQVSWVDIGGEICSFVSASQDQTAMIWQWNQTSNSVECVHVLRGHERGLECLAVDPTHTYIATAGWDKVIKLWSTIDGLTDGESSPKKSKFDTKVATNFYAYENYLYVILQSSLMNFEGHKEAVSAVQWSEDGEMISASWDHTIKVWDAELGGIKSEIVGNKSFFDLHWSPLTRTALTASADRHVRLYDPRSTEGALVKCTFTSHTEWVQTVRWSSNLEYHFISGSYDKQVKLWDTRSPKAPLFDLSGHQDKVLCCDWSNPEYIISGGADSSLRVFKSKIAFAA; the protein is encoded by the exons ATGGCTGAAAGTAGTGGTGCCCAGCTTCAAATAAAACTCGTCACAAAACAATCAAT ataTGCCGTGCCTGACATCCCATACTCGGTCCCTTCTGAAATTGTTTGTGCAGAGTTGAATACTCTTGTCAACGAGCTCTTAAAAG AGACAGTAAGTGGTGGTTCCGTCGAATTCGATTTTCTGGTGCATGGAGAGCTCCTGCGGACACCATTGGTTGACCATTTGTCTGAGAGACAAGTCTCCACGGAAGAGGTCGTTCTCATCGAGTATGTCGAAAGATTTCCTGCGCCTGAACCAACTGATTGTCTTGAACACGATGACTGGGTGTCTGCAGCACAGTCATGTGGAAAATG GATTTTGTCTGGAAGCTACGACAGCACATTGCACCTGTGGAATCGGAAAGGAGAACACTTGCTTACAATTCCAGGCCACACTGGAGCTGTGAAGCAAGTTTCTTGGGTTGACATTGGTGGCGAAATCTGCTCGTTTGTGAG cgcCTCTCAGGATCAAACTGCCATGATTTGGCAATGGAATCAAACCTCCAACTCTGTGGAATGTGTGCACGTTTTGCGGGGACACGAAAGAGGACTAGAGTGTCTCGCCGTCGACCCCACTCACACGTACATCGCTACTGCCGGCTGGGACAAGGTCATTAAACTGTGGTCTACAATAGACGGCTTAACCGACGGAGAATCATCGCCGAAAAAGAGCAAGTTTGACACAAAGGTTGCAACAAACTTTTATGcgtatgaaaattatttatatgtaATTTTACAGTCATCTCTGATGAACTTCGAAGGCCACAAAGAGGCGGTGTCCGCAGTTCAGTGGTCGGAGGACGGTGAAATGATCAGTGCCTCTTGGGACCACACCATCAAGGTTTGGGACGCTGAGTTGGGAGGGATAAAGAGTGAGATTGTGGGCAACAAGAGCTTCTTTGATCTTCATTGGTCGCCCCTGACCAGAACTGCCCTCACCGCCTCTGCAGACAGACACGTTAGACTTTACGACCCCCGATCAACAG AGGGAGCTCTTGTGAAGTGCACATTCACTTCTCACACCGAGTGGGTCCAGACTGTTAGGTGGTCGAGTAATTTGGAGTATCACTTCATTTCTGGCTCTTATGACAAGCAGGTCAAGCTTTGGGACACTAGAAG TCCAAAGGCCCCTCTGTTCGATTTGTCAGGCCACCAGGACAAGGTTCTCTGCTGCGACTGGAGCAATCCAGAATACATCATCTCTGGAGGCGCCGACAGTTCGTTGCGGGTCTTCAAATCAAAGATTGCGTTTGCTGCTTAG
- the LOC135938645 gene encoding ribosome biogenesis protein WDR12 homolog isoform X2 — MAESSGAQLQIKLVTKQSIYAVPDIPYSVPSEIVCAELNTLVNELLKETVSGGSVEFDFLVHGELLRTPLVDHLSERQVSTEEVVLIEYVERFPAPEPTDCLEHDDWVSAAQSCGKWILSGSYDSTLHLWNRKGEHLLTIPGHTGAVKQVSWVDIGGEICSFVSASQDQTAMIWQWNQTSNSVECVHVLRGHERGLECLAVDPTHTYIATAGWDKVIKLWSTIDGLTDGESSPKKSKFDTKSSLMNFEGHKEAVSAVQWSEDGEMISASWDHTIKVWDAELGGIKSEIVGNKSFFDLHWSPLTRTALTASADRHVRLYDPRSTEGALVKCTFTSHTEWVQTVRWSSNLEYHFISGSYDKQVKLWDTRSPKAPLFDLSGHQDKVLCCDWSNPEYIISGGADSSLRVFKSKIAFAA; from the exons ATGGCTGAAAGTAGTGGTGCCCAGCTTCAAATAAAACTCGTCACAAAACAATCAAT ataTGCCGTGCCTGACATCCCATACTCGGTCCCTTCTGAAATTGTTTGTGCAGAGTTGAATACTCTTGTCAACGAGCTCTTAAAAG AGACAGTAAGTGGTGGTTCCGTCGAATTCGATTTTCTGGTGCATGGAGAGCTCCTGCGGACACCATTGGTTGACCATTTGTCTGAGAGACAAGTCTCCACGGAAGAGGTCGTTCTCATCGAGTATGTCGAAAGATTTCCTGCGCCTGAACCAACTGATTGTCTTGAACACGATGACTGGGTGTCTGCAGCACAGTCATGTGGAAAATG GATTTTGTCTGGAAGCTACGACAGCACATTGCACCTGTGGAATCGGAAAGGAGAACACTTGCTTACAATTCCAGGCCACACTGGAGCTGTGAAGCAAGTTTCTTGGGTTGACATTGGTGGCGAAATCTGCTCGTTTGTGAG cgcCTCTCAGGATCAAACTGCCATGATTTGGCAATGGAATCAAACCTCCAACTCTGTGGAATGTGTGCACGTTTTGCGGGGACACGAAAGAGGACTAGAGTGTCTCGCCGTCGACCCCACTCACACGTACATCGCTACTGCCGGCTGGGACAAGGTCATTAAACTGTGGTCTACAATAGACGGCTTAACCGACGGAGAATCATCGCCGAAAAAGAGCAAGTTTGACACAAAG TCATCTCTGATGAACTTCGAAGGCCACAAAGAGGCGGTGTCCGCAGTTCAGTGGTCGGAGGACGGTGAAATGATCAGTGCCTCTTGGGACCACACCATCAAGGTTTGGGACGCTGAGTTGGGAGGGATAAAGAGTGAGATTGTGGGCAACAAGAGCTTCTTTGATCTTCATTGGTCGCCCCTGACCAGAACTGCCCTCACCGCCTCTGCAGACAGACACGTTAGACTTTACGACCCCCGATCAACAG AGGGAGCTCTTGTGAAGTGCACATTCACTTCTCACACCGAGTGGGTCCAGACTGTTAGGTGGTCGAGTAATTTGGAGTATCACTTCATTTCTGGCTCTTATGACAAGCAGGTCAAGCTTTGGGACACTAGAAG TCCAAAGGCCCCTCTGTTCGATTTGTCAGGCCACCAGGACAAGGTTCTCTGCTGCGACTGGAGCAATCCAGAATACATCATCTCTGGAGGCGCCGACAGTTCGTTGCGGGTCTTCAAATCAAAGATTGCGTTTGCTGCTTAG